Proteins encoded together in one Lathyrus oleraceus cultivar Zhongwan6 chromosome 5, CAAS_Psat_ZW6_1.0, whole genome shotgun sequence window:
- the LOC127079559 gene encoding uncharacterized protein LOC127079559, which produces MEQNQFASKADVDVINNQLDQLVEAMATLERRDDSVQRTIVIENIIPPQYHSFAFSVQNSQGAVPVTKIKDPRDVAVAERFQVLEEKLKAIEGHDAFGLNASDMCLVPGLIMPPKFKTPNFEKYKGDSCPKNHLVMFCRKMTSYARNDKLMIHYFQDSLGGASLSWYMQLEKCHIQSWLDLANAFLKQYHYNLDMAPSRMQLQGLSQESNEFFRGYAQRWRELAAQVQPPLLEKELVDLFMDTLQGPYYKKMIGSTAPDFSHLVSAGIRIESMLKSGKIQDVSNIQASESESLVSSQEQEEMEINAI; this is translated from the exons ATGGAGCAAAATCAGTTTGCGTCAAAGGCGGATGTTGATGTGATAAACAATCAGTTGGACCAACTTGTGGAAGCTATGGCAACCTTGGAAAGGAGAGATGACAGTGTTCAACGGACTATAGTCATCGAGAATATCATTCCACCTCAA TATCATAGTTTTGCTTTCTCTGTGCAAAATTCCCAAGGGGCAGTCCCAGTGACGAAAATCAAAGATCCACGAGATGTGGCGGTTGCTGAAAGATTTCAGGTGTTAGAAGAGAAGCTTAAAGCCATAGAAGGGCATGACGCTTTCGGTCTGAATGCTTCGGACATGTGTTTAGTGCCTGGCCTGATAATGCCTCCAAAGTTCAAGACACCGAACTTCGAaaagtacaaaggggatagttgtccaaagaaccatttggtgatgttttgcAGAAAAATGACTTCATATGCTCGCAATGATAAGTTGATGATTCACTATTTTCAGGATAGTCTGGGTGGAGCATCATTGAGTTGGTACATGCAGCTAGAAAAGTGCCACATCCAATCATGGTTAGACCTGGCTAATGCCTTTTTGAAGCAGTACCATTACAATTTGGACATGGCTCCCAGTCGTATGCAGTTGCAAGGTTTGTCTCAAGAGAGCAACGAATTCTTCAGAGgatatgcccaaagatggagagaattaGCCGCTCAAGTTCAACCACCACTTCTAGAAAAAGAATTGGTTGACTTATTCATGGATACCTTGCAAGGTCCATACTACAAAAAGATGATAGGCAGTACTGCACCTGATTTTTCTCACTTGGTGTCAGCTGGAATACGCATCGAGAGTATGCTCAAAAGTGGAAAGATCCAAGACGTCTCGAACATCCAGGCTAGCGAGAGTGAATCCCTTGTCAGTTCCCAGGAACAAGAGGAGATGGAAATCAACGCAATCTAG